A genomic stretch from Octopus sinensis linkage group LG14, ASM634580v1, whole genome shotgun sequence includes:
- the LOC115218768 gene encoding zinc finger protein 2-like, whose product MSHLGGKTMHMSSKPFVPQGSEFQTQSNMAEVREYIFQDSSYPGTQFVQPCYQPAELRPNIVQAAVNEQPTPENKSSTINFDNSSHEGCACCQKTCQCPSCTDGGNGNGSGVGTSNSSNIGEHNICNVSEQPVTNMPIQTTGNGKKQLFCEFCGKKFVQEYVLKVHRRKHTGEKPYECEICSKKFARNDTLRKHKRIHTGQPNGSVSNVGISPSLSLMIAQGVVAQENGVTNPGNPGTMMSSVSNSQTSQRNSQKSYTCDICLKPFAQRHYLQIHKRTHTGERPFHCQVCERSFTRRDTLIIHQRTHTGVKPFHCEICMQQFAHKHNLQIHKRKHTGEKLFQCDICAELFTRRDYLQIHRRTHTGEKPFQCDLCIQKFARRTTLEIHRRTHTGEKPFHCEFCGKQFANRDKLRIHQRTHVRKKPHQCTICLKKFARRDTLEIHSRRHSGLKPFHCDICLKKFAQKDYLQIHKNTVHSGQKPFQCDLCTQKFSRRDSLQRHKKTHYKQVDEVQKATSSITNNNVEEVQPLNKYLWL is encoded by the coding sequence ATGTCACACTTGGGTGGGAAAACCATGCATATGTCTTCAAAACCTTTCGTTCCTCAGGGGTCAGAGTTTCAGACCCAATCAAATATGGCAGAAGTTCGAGAATATATCTTCCAAGACAGTAGTTATCCTGGTACTCAGTTTGTTCAACCTTGTTATCAACCAGCTGAACTAAGGCCCAATATAGTGCAGGCTGCAGTTAATGAACAGCCTACACCTGAGAACAAGAGCTCAACCATTAATTTTGACAATTCTTCCCATGAAGGCTGTGCTTGTTGCCAAAAGACATGTCAGTGCCCTAGCTGTACTGATGGTGGAAACGGTAATGGAAGTGGTGTTGGCACTAGCAATAGCAGCAATATAGGAGAACATAACATTTGCAATGTTAGTGAACAACCTGTCACCAATATGCCAATTCAGACGACTGGAAATGGAAAAAAGCAGCTATTTTGTGAATTTTGTGGAAAGAAATTTGTCCAAGAATATGTCCTGAAGGTCCACAGGCGTAaacatactggggaaaagccatatGAATGTGAAATCTGCTCCAAGAAATTTGCCAGAAATGATACCCTACGCAAACACAAGAGAATTCATACTGGACAGCCAAACGGCAGCGTTTCTAATGTTGGTATCTCTCCTAGTTTGAGTTTAATGATTGCGCAAGGTGTTGTTGCCCAGGAAAATGGTGTAACCAATCCTGGGAACCCAGGCACTATGATGTCTTCTGTTTCTAATTCTCAGACGTCTCAGAGAAACAGTCAGAAATCATATACCTGTGACATTTGCTTGAAACCGTTTGCTCAGCGCCATTATTTACAGATCCATAAACGAACCCATACAGGTGAGCGCCCTTTTCACTGTCAGGTTTGTGAGCGAAGTTTCACCCGTAGAGACACACTGATTATTCATCAGCGGACTCACACTGGCGtgaaaccatttcattgtgaAATCTGCATGCAACaatttgcacacaaacacaacctcCAGATACACAAACGGAAACATACCGGGGAGAAACTGTTTCAATGTGACATCTGCGCTGAACTGTTCACACGCCGTGATTATTTACAAATTCATCGGCggactcatacaggagagaaacccttcCAGTGTGATCTCTGTATCCAGAAGTTTGCCCGTCGCACCACATTGGAAAttcacagacgaacacacacaggggagaagccattccACTGTGAGTTCTGTGGGAAACAATTTGCCAATCGAGACAAGCTTCGCATACACCAGAGAACACATGTACGCAAGAAGCCACACCAGTGCACTATATGTCTAAAGAAGTTTGCACGGAGAGATACACTTGAAATTCACAGCCGGAGACACTCTGGCCTCAAGCCATTCCATTGTGACATTTGTCTGAAGAAATTTGCACAGAAAGATTACCTTCAGATTCATAAGAACACTGTGCACTCGGGACAGAAACCTTTCCAATGTGACCTCTGCACACAGAAGTTCTCCCGCCGTGATTCTCTGCAGCGGCACAAGAAAACACACTATAAACAGGTTGATGAAGTGCAGAAGGCCACATCTAGCATCACAAATAACAATGTGGAAGAGGTGCAGCCACTGAATAAATACTTATGGTTGTAA